A genomic window from Dermacentor silvarum isolate Dsil-2018 chromosome 9, BIME_Dsil_1.4, whole genome shotgun sequence includes:
- the LOC125940438 gene encoding uncharacterized protein LOC125940438 yields the protein MVRTVKELFKKSPDWPLALLAYRNAPGVTGYSPAQLLMGRSLRTRLPVPMAALLPEPPNAADFHRRDTTQRRRQRQDFDRRHAAQDLRPLEEGERVWIRDTDCAGTVLSPAQRPRSYVVQTDAGALVRNRRHLVPQQSPSSGGLDLGSSSPRTRGSESLPQTPTRPEPVCSSPTPRALTPLQVHRHRLPRLLPQDRLGQLYALGLDVVLGRRCG from the coding sequence atggtgcggacggttaaggaactcttcaagaagtctccggactggcctttggccctcttggcataccgcaacgcacctggcgtgaccgggtacagccctgctcagctgctcatggggcgcagcctcaggactcgccttccggtccccatggccgcgttgcttccagaaccacctaacgctgccgacttccaccggcgtgacactacccaacgacgtcgccagcgtcaagattttgaccgtcgacatgctgcacaagatttgcggcccctggaggagggagagagagtgtgGATTCGCGACACAGATTGTGCTGGCACTGTTCTTAGCCCAGCGCAGCGTCCACGCTCCTACGTGGTCCAGACGGATGCAGGTGCTCTCGTCCGCAACCGGAGACATCTGGTTCCGCAGCAGTCTCCGTCATCAGGTGGTCTAGACCTCGGCAGCTCCAGTCCACGGACACGAGGATCTGAAAGCCTGCCACAGACTCCAACTCGCCCAGAGCCTGTGTGCAGCAGTCCAACTCCCAGGGCACTTACTCCTCTACAAGTGCATCGCCACCGGTTGCCCCGGCTACTCCCTCAAGACCGCCTGGGTCAGTTGTACGCACTCGGTCTGGACGTTGTGTTAGGCCGCCGGTGCGGCTGA